A window from Citrus sinensis cultivar Valencia sweet orange chromosome 5, DVS_A1.0, whole genome shotgun sequence encodes these proteins:
- the LOC102610557 gene encoding uncharacterized protein LOC102610557 — MKKKRVNRNRKASSPVSPESPKQSTIINKTASTSKEKFKYRKQVAPTTLFISPSPSPSPAPLPTMNNNNNNNKNLSSISDLKEMVVSRIDDLKRNLINRSHSEILKDLEASHSRLHKRFKIQTQTGQQMMDEADKEYKKMNEQIGETQGAMKASYTEFLADVQSTAFNVCKTTIPNLSRSFETAIGALQSRYGIQTT; from the exons atgaagaagaagagagtgaATCGCAATCGCAAAGCTTCATCACCAGTTTCTCCCGAAAGCCCAAAGCAATCAACAATCATTAACAAAACAGCTTCTACATCCAAAGAGAAGTTCAAGTATAGGAAGCAAGTAGCACCGACAACTCTCTTCATCTCGCCGTCGCCGTCGCCGTCGCCGGCACCGTTACCGACGatgaacaacaacaacaacaacaacaaaaacctAAGCAGCATCTCAGATCTGAAGGAAATGGTGGTTTCACGCATCGACGATCTGAAACGCAACCTCATCAATCGTTCTCACTCTGAGATTCTCAAGGATCTCGAAGCTTCTCACTCTCGTCTCCACAAGCGCTTCAAG ATTCAAACACAAACAGGCCAGCAAATGATGGATGAGGCAGATAAGGAATACAAGAAGATGAATGAACAAATTGGTGAAACTCAGGGTGCAATGAAG GCTTCATATACAGAGTTCTTGGCAGATGTTCAATCGACtgcatttaatg TGTGCAAAACCACCATTCCGAATCTTTCAAGGTCCTTTGAGACAGCCATTGGTGCTCTCCAGAGCCGTTATGGGATTCAAACAACTTAG